In Zingiber officinale cultivar Zhangliang chromosome 6A, Zo_v1.1, whole genome shotgun sequence, a single genomic region encodes these proteins:
- the LOC121998514 gene encoding UPF0481 protein At3g47200-like, giving the protein MGSAVLTGWESVGLPLDEAWIVSLEQKLAETDWEPWLTHPASIFRVPHHIRDDDAKLYDPKVVSLGPYHRHVDRLLPMNRLKWHSLKKFLGRSTCYALVDYLRLIKVSERRARAAYADDLASISSNDFVQMMLLDGCFVVETILLWKIGVGCRLEAVQNPIASMSWSLPVVARDMLMLENQIPFFLLHLLFDYAFPRQHDFAKCAAEFFAAFADMELELPPDGARKGSFCHLLHLFHSCINPRKDAGEAKSRTKLLSRANKSRTTRVKSIPSATRLSTSGVKFTRKRTRNMLDITFHNGKMQIPQLAVNGHFDTLFRNLIAFEQGYKCVSRYVTSYASLMDCIIDTPEDVTLLQKGEIIVNGLGDNQEVAALFNKLCSGAAIDDGNGDLASVFEEANRHYKRKCNQCMSILRRDYFGNPWSVIALLAAILLFGLTSTQTVFTVLAYVRPPK; this is encoded by the coding sequence ATGGGCTCTGCAGTGCTCACTGGCTGGGAGAGCGTCGGGCTCCCTTTGGACGAAGCATGGATCGTCTCCCTCGAGCAGAAGCTCGCCGAGACAGACTGGGAGCCATGGCTCACACACCCCGCCTCCATCTTCCGAGTCCCCCACCACATCCGCGACGACGACGCCAAGCTCTACGACCCCAAGGTCGTCTCCCTCGGCCCCTACCACCGCCACGTCGACCGCCTCCTCCCCATGAACCGTCTCAAGTGGCACAGCCTCAAGAAGTTCCTCGGCCGCAGCACCTGCTACGCCCTCGTCGACTACCTTCGCCTCATCAAGGTCTCCGAGCGCCGCGCCCGCGCTGCCTACGCCGACGACCTTGCCTCCATCTCTAGCAACGACTTCGTCCAGATGATGCTCCTCGACGGTTGCTTCGTCGTCGAGACCATCCTCCTCTGGAAGATCGGCGTCGGCTGCAGGCTCGAGGCCGTGCAGAACCCCATCGCGAGCATGTCTTGGAGTCTCCCCGTGGTGGCGCGCGACATGCTGATGCTGGAGAACCAGAtccccttcttcctcctccatctCCTCTTCGATTACGCCTTCCCTCGCCAGCACGATTTCGCCAAGTGCGCCGCAGAGTTCTTCGCCGCGTTCGCCGACATGGAGCTGGAGTTGCCTCCCGACGGCGCCAGAAAAGGTAGCTTTTGCCATCTCCTCCACCTCTTCCACTCCTGCATCAACCCGAGGAAGGACGCCGGCGAAGCAAAGTCGAGGACGAAGCTTCTCTCGCGAGCTAACAAGTCGCGGACGACCCGGGTGAAGTCAATCCCCAGCGCAACGCGTCTGAGCACGTCCGGCGTCAAGTTCACTAGGAAGCGGACCAGGAACATGCTCGACATCACGTTCCACAACGGCAAGATGCAGATCCCGCAGCTGGCCGTCAACGGCCACTTCGACACGCTGTTCCGGAACCTGATTGCGTTCGAGCAGGGGTACAAGTGCGTGAGCCGGTACGTGACGAGCTACGCCTCGCTGATGGACTGCATCATCGACACGCCGGAGGACGTGACGCTGTTGCAGAAGGGCGAGATCATCGTCAACGGGCTTGGGGACAACCAGGAAGTGGCGGCGCTGTTCAACAAGCTCTGTTCCGGGGCGGCGATCGATGACGGCAACGGGGAtctggcctctgtcttcgaggAGGCGAACAGGCACTATAAGAGGAAGTGTAATCAGTGCATGTCGATCTTGAGGCGCGACTACTTCGGGAATCCGTGGTCAGTGATCGCGTTGCTGGCGGCGATTTTGCTTTTCGGTCTCACGTCGACGCAGACGGTGTTCACGGTGCTGGCCTACGTCCGGCCGCCAAAGTAA